The Oscillatoria acuminata PCC 6304 genomic interval CTCCACTTCCACCAGTACCACCTCTCATAATCGTCGGTTAGATTTAACCAGCGCCCTCAAAGCATCCCAGGCGATCGCCTCAGAAATTGTTTTGTCCAAGCTGATTGAAACCCTGATGACAATTCTCATGGAAAATGCCGGTGCTCAAACCGCATCTCTCATCTTAAAACATCACGGTAAACTCGGATTAAAAGCTACTGCTTCCGTCGAAAATCCCCAAGTCATTCTCCACGACGATACCCCACTCACTCAAGATTTAATCCTCCCCTTATCCGTGATTAATTATGTAATTCGCACCAAGCAAAGCCTTGTTTTAAATGATGCCCGCTACGAACTCACCTTTAGTACCGACCCCTATATTATTAAACATCAGCCCAAATCTATTTTATGTACCCCAATCCTCGATCGCGGACAACCCATCGGACTCCTTTATTTAGAAAATAATAGTGCTAAAAGCGCCTTTACCCCCGAACGCCTGGAATTTTTAACCGTCCTATCTTCTCAATTAGCAATTTCCCTAGAAAATTCTCTACTTTATGCTAATTTAACCGCCGCCAGTGAAGAATTAAAACGCGCCAACGAGCAATTAGAAGAAGCAAACCAAACCCTAGAACTAAGAGTGCAAGCTCGCACTCAACAACTCAAAGATAAAAATAAGCGCTTAAAACAAGCCATGCAGGAACTCAAACAAACCCAGACTCAACTGATTCAAACTGAAAAAATGTCGAGTCTCGGCCAAATGATTGCCGGAATTGCTCACGAAATTAACAATCCCGTTAATTTCGTCTATGGAAATATTACCCATGTCGGGGAATATATCCAAGATTTGCTAAACTTAATCCAACTTTATCAAGAACAGACACCGCAACCCCCCCTGGATATTCAAGAAGAAATAGAGGCGATCGAACTAGATTTTATTTTATCCGATCTGCCTAAACTTTTATCTTCCATGAAAATCGGTGCAGAACGGATTCGCTCAATTGTCCTATCCCTGCGGAATTTTTCACGCCTGGACGAAAGCGAAATGAAGCAAGTCGATATTCATGAAGGGATTGAAAGTACCCTGTTGATTTTACAGCATCGCCTCAAAGGAAATCCTGGACATTACGCCATTGAAATTATTAAAGACTATGGCGAACTGCCCAAAATTGAATGTTTTCCAGGACAGTTAAATCAAGTTTTTATGAATTTGTTAGCCAATGCGATCGATGCCGTGGAATTATATAGAAAAGAAAATGCAGACTCTGCTCACCGAATTCCAACCATTCGCATTCACACCACCCAGGTGAGTCCCCATGCGGTCTCCATTCGGATTGCGGATAATGGACCCGGTATTCCCAAACCTATGCAAAGTCGGTTATTTGACCCCTTTTTCACCACCAAACCTGTAGGGAGTGGCACAGGATTGGGGTTAGCCATTTGCTATCAAATTATTGTGGAAAAACATAATGGCCAGATTCACTGTAGTTCCCAACCTCCAGAGGGCGCAGAATTTACCCTAGAAATTCCCATTAAGCAACTCTTCTATTGCCCGGTTGATTCGTAATGGATCAAGGGTCAGAACTGGCGTGGGGGAACAAGGAAAGACCCATTGAGTTTCTTGACAAAATCTGGGCGAATTGCCACCCATTACAACAGAAACCCGATTTCTGGTCTGCTCTTAATCAAGGTTAATATCGTGGAGTCTGATCCGTATTCTCTTCGTAGGCACCAGGAGTTTCTTCGGGTAACTGTGCAATTTCTTCAATCCTTTGCAATTTTACTGTATTGTAAGTCTTGACCAAATCTTGCAGGGTCGGATATTCCGTCGTCATGCCAAAGGTGGCGGGAGTCACCGGGTCCTTATAGGTAAAATGGCGATAAGTCAAACAGAATCGGTCCCAAGATGACATTTGAACCCGAAAAATTTTGATGAATAGATCGACGAGAAACCCAGTTAAGGGAATGCGGAAGATAATATTTTTATTCAGGGTGGCGCAGATTTCTTCTACCGCCCGGTTAACGGTGACTGCTGGATTTCCTAATACAAAAGGTCCGGCGGGTTCGGGTGGATTGTCTACTAGATGAACGACAACTTTTGCAATATCACGAGCATGAATGAAGTGAAAACTGCCTTCGGCTTTAAAGAAGCGAATTAGATTAATCCGTTTGAGGATTTCTGGCATTCCAGCAGCAACGTGGGAGTAAGGTTTTTGTTCATCTCCCCCAAAGACGAGGGTTGGATATAAGGTGGTAATCCGTGAGGCGATCGGCAACCGAGTAAAGCGGCGCAAACAGTCAAATTTAGACCGGATATATTCCGTTCCCATTTGTCCTGATTCTCTGAGTAATTCGTTATTTCTATCCAGAATACTGGCGGTAGAAAAATAGATCACCTGTTCACAAACTTCCGGGTCTAAAAGCTCTAAGAGTCGCAGGGTTTTGAGAACATTAACATCAAAAACTGCCTGTGCGCCTCCCCAGGCAGTGGCGACTAAAATCGCCATATCCATTGTTTTGAGAAGATCCCCATACTTATCAATTTCGCGCATATCTGCCTGCACGATGGAAATACCAGGTCGAACCTCTAAGTCTACTCGGAGTTTCTCCGGGTTTCTGACCAACAGAAACAGTTCATGGTCAGTTTCTTGAATGAGAGCCTCGGCCAGGTAGTGACCAATACAGCCACTCGCGCCGGTTATGAAAATACGCTTTTTCGGTCGATAGTAATTTGAATACACGGGAGGTATGGCGGCTAGGGTGGTGTGGGAGCGTCAGATTGTCGAACGTAGATTTTAGATTTTAGAGTTTAGACCGTTTTTTGTCAAAAAGGATAGTCCCTAGGGTGGGTTTGACTCCACCTCGGTTGAAAAAGGGGCTGTTAGGAGGTTGGCAATGCTACCGCGATATCTAGGGAGTTGTAGGATGGGCATTGCCCACCCTACAACTATATCGAGTAGGGTGGGCATTGCCCACCTGACGCTACATTTAGTCTTTTGGGGATTAGCTGTGAACCGCTAATAATTTATCCGCCTGCTTTGCTGTTTCAAAGAAGAATGCCACATTTTCCTCGGGGGTGCCTTGTAAAACACCATGACCCAGATTCAAGATATGACCTTGGTTGCCAGCTTTGCGAATCGTATCCAGGATGCGATCGCGGATGAAATCATGGGACCCAAATAAGGCACAGGGGTCGATATTCCCTTGGACACCCATATTTGCACCTAGTCGCTTGCGCGCCTCAGCCATATCGACGGTCCAATCTACGCTCACGATATCGACGCCCGACATCGCCATCCGTTCCAGAATCCCCGAACTGCCATTAATGTACAGAATCATGGGAGTTTCCGGGTGTGCTGCCTTCACCTGTTCCACCACCTGTTTTTGATAAGGCATGGCAAAGGTTTCGTAATCTTGGGGACTCAGTTGACCCGCCCAGGAGTCAAACATTTGGACCACCTGAGCACCGCAATCGATTTGATAGCAGGCATAACGGGCGATCGCATCAGCAATTTTTGCCAAAAACGAATGCAACATCGCCGGTTCTCTAAAAGCCATACCCTTAATCACGGTATAGTCCTTAGAAGACTTACCCTCGATCGCATAAGCCGCCAGAGTCCAAGGCGCACCCACAAACCCCAACACCGTGGATGCCGTCCCCACTTCCTGGCGTAACGTCTCCAGAATCGGACGAATAAACGGCATCGTCTCCTCGGGTTCCAGGGGATACAGCTTATCAATCTGTTCCTGAGTCCGAATCGGGGGGTCAATAATCGGTCCTCGACTTTCGATAATGTCGAAAGGAATGCCAATTCCCGGCAAGGGAGTCAGGATATCCGAGAACAGAATCACCCCATCCGGCTGAAACGCCCGCCAGGGTTGCAGAGAGATTTCGATCGCAATCTCCGGATTTTCCGAACGTTCCCGAAACGAGGGGTATTTATCGCGCAGATCTCGATAAACCTTCATATAGCGCCCCGCTTGGCGCATCATCCAAACAGGGGGACGCTCTAATTTTTCCCCACGCGCTGCTCTTAGTAGATAAGGAACTGGGCTAGAACCAGCCATTTAAACTTCACCTTAAATTTTACTTAAATGCCATTGTTCAGCTTACCATTTTGCGTCCATTATTTTTGTTTTTTTGCAGGGACTTCCCCAAGGGGCCAACCCGATGTTTTGACAGGGTAAGCTCAATATCATATTCTGCTAACTTTTAGCCTTATCTTAATATTTTGTAATAGTTTCTCCATGTACCCTTTAACCTATTGCAGATTGGCAATATTTCAAATTCCAACTGCATCCTCAGCCGTCAACCGGGAAAGATTCCGAGTAAAATGATTCTTATGCCATCACAAAACTCCTGAAAAACAACCGTTTAAGGTTGATTCATGGAGGCTAGACGAGTCAAATTTTCTGTGCAATTTTTAAATTATGATGCAATTACAGTTATTCAAAACCTTAGAAAGTGCCAAACGGGGAAAAAATGAACGCTCTGGTATTTATAAATGGCATTCCTATTATGCCGGTTACAGTGAAAAATTTGTCACCTCTGCTATTGACTACTTAAATCTAAATTATAATCACATCCTCCTCGACCCTTGGAATGGGAGTGGCACCACGGGTGTTGTCGCCAGCAATTTTGGGATATCTACTTTGGGATTAGACATTAATCCAGTCATGAATATCTTTTCAGCAGCCAAGAGTCCCTATCTCAGAAGTCAAAAACCCATCCTGGATCAGTTATCCCATGAGATTTGTCAAACCTATAGCCAGATGATATCTGAAGGCAATCCATTAACTGAAGACCCTTTACTAGAGTTAATGCCTGCTAGTTTATGCCAAGGGATTCGCCTGCTGTATTTCAGTATCGAAGCCAGTCAATATCCAGATTATCCCCTATCCGAACCCTTGGTCCAATTATTACCAATCCAGAAGCACCGGACGAGCAATCCATTTCAATCTTTTTTTCACGCCGCCCTGTTTATCATGACCCGAGAGTTGATGGGATGGCAGAAATCCTCAAATCCCACTTGGTTTAAGCCCAACAATTCTCAACTCCATCCCGACTATTCCTTAGAACAGATTCGGGATAAATTCAGGACAACCATTCAAGGGATGTTAGCCGACTTAGAAGCCTATCTAAATACAAATCAATCCCAAGTTTTCCATTTGCCAATCACAATGGATTCTCGGGGAATTGCCATGACCGATAATTCTATTGATGGAATTATCACGTCTCCCCCTTACTTGACTCGCATTGATTATGCCATTTCAACCAAACCCGAACTGCTGATTTTGCGAGACTCAAATTATTTGAGAAAACTCAGAGAGCAAATGATGGGAACTCCGGTAATTGTCGATAAAACTATCCAAATTAATCCAATTTGGGGTAAAACTTGTGGACGGTTACTCGAAAATATTTTAACTCATCCTAGTAAAGCGGCTGCTTCTTATTATTTTCATACACAAACCCAATATTTTCAAGATGTAGAAAAATCGTTGCGCGAAATCATTCGGGTACTAAAACCCAAATCTAAAGCGCTGATAGTGGTTCAATCGTCTTACTTTAAAGAACACGAAATTCCGTTGGGCGAGATTTACGTCAAAATGATTCAAAATTTAGGAAGCTCTAGCCAAATCATCAAAAGAGAACCTGTTCGAGGCCATTTAGCCTCTATTAATAGTAAATCTAATCAATACAAGCCGAATAAAGTGTATTATGAAAATGTGGTTTTGCTAGAAAAATGATTCAACTCAATAACTTAAACGAAAATATTCGTGAAGCCGTTTCTCATTTTTGGTTAACAAGGGACGAACAACTGAAAAAGCAAAAAATGTCTATTAAACAAGATTATGGAGCGCGAAGTGCCGTTACGGGTGGGAAGCAAATGGCTGCTTTTGAAAGGTTGGCTACACAAATAGCGTTAGATGCTGGCATTCCTGAAAGCTCTATTTTTTGGACAAGCCGACTAGAACTTCCTGGTTATTTTCGCCCTGAAAAAAAATGGGACTTGTTAATCGTTGATCAGGGAACATTGGTGGCGGCTGTGGAATTCAAATCCCAGGTAGGTCCTTCCTTTGGTAATAATTTTAATAATCGTGCTGAGGAAGCGATCGGGACTGCTCAAGATTTATGGATCGCATATCGCGAAGGAGTTTTTGGAGAGCAACAGCAGCCGTGGCTCGGATACTTATTTATTTTAGAAGATTGTGATAAAACCCAAGTACCTGTCACAGCAAAGCAACCTCATTTTAAGGTATCTCCGGATTTTATGAATGCTTCTTATGCCAAGAGATATGAAATTTTATTAACTAAATTGGTGCGGGAAAGATACTATACTTCTGCCTGCTTAATTCTCTCGAAAAAGCCCCAAAATATAGATGACATCCATTATTCTGAACCTCGGGAAATTTTGAGAAGCCAAGTATTTTTTACCACCTTTGCCGCTCATCTGGAAGCGTATGTCATATTAAAAAATAATTAAGGAATGGATAGTATTTTGAGAACCAGCAAACTCCAAAAAGAGTGTGCCGATCACCCTCTCCTAGAAAAGCGTCAAAGCTAAAATTGAACCCAAATCATTCACGGAAGACTCGATAATTTTCAGAACCATGACCCAACCCATTGTCAATCAACATCAACCTAACTTCGTGTCGCCTCCAGGGGAAACTTTGCTGGAGACGTTGCAGGAACGCGAGATTCTAGTCGAAGAATTAGCGGCAAAAATGGGGATTTCTAAAGTTGCGATCGCCTCTCTAATCAGCGGCAACACTCCCATTACCCCAGAAATTTCCCTCCAGTTAGAGCAATTTTTAGGGATACCGGCTCATTTTTGGAAGAATCGCGAACGCCATTATCGAGAGTTTGTAGCCCGATCGCAATCCCAGGCGATCGCAGATTAGCTGTAGAAATCGGGTTTCATGTCCCTGAGATCGCCTCCTCTATCGACGCGCTACACTCCAGTTAAGCCAAAATCTTCGGCGGTGAGGTGGGTGACTCCTTGGACGATGGCAATCACTTTACCGCCACTGCTGATGGTGGTGACTCCCCCTTGGGACTGGATAGAGAGTTGACCCCAGGTTAGATGACGGGCTAACATCAGTTGATCAATGCCTGATTCAAAGTCGGCGATCGTTGTCGTCCCTCGTCCATTTCCAACTATAAAGCGATCGCTGCCACTGCCGCCGATTAAAGTGTCATCTCCATCCCCGCCACAGAGGATATCATCACCTTGATCGCCAATTAGGAGATCGTTGCCGCTACCTCCAGTGAGAAAATCATTCCCCTTTCCACCGTGGAGGGTGTCGTCTCCGTCTGCGCCACAGATGATATCATCCCCCTGATTGCCGTTGATGAAGTCATCTCCCGATCCTCCACTGATGTAGTCGTCTCCATCTTGATCTGCCAGGGAAGGGTCCGAGGGACCGCCATAGATGGTATCGTTGCCTGCATCGCCGAGGAGGGTATCACTGCCGCGATCGCCATAAATTAGATCGTGATCTGCTCCTCCCCAGGCGATATCATTACCCTGGCCGCTGTAGATGGTATCATTGCCTTCATTGCCGCTGAGGTAGTCATCCCCTTCGTTGCCATAGAGGATATCTCCGCGATCGCTTGGCAATGCAAATTCAGTCCAGGTACCGCCAAAGAGGGTATCACTGCCTTTATTACCATAGAGGATATCACTGCCGCGATCGCCCCAAATTAAATCCTCATCCTTGCCACCATAGACGGTATCATCTCCTTGACCGGCAAAGATAGTATCATTTCCTTGATTGCCGTGGAGTTCGTCATTGCCTGTGCCACCCTCTAGGCGATCGGCATCTCCCGGGGTATTTTCTACTTCGCTTCCTATCCCCCCGCGCATCATATCATTGCCATCCCCTCCGTACAGGTGATCATCCCCATCTTCGCCATACAATTGATCATCCCCACCGCTACCAACCAGTGCATCATTGCCATAACCCCCGATTAACAGATCCCCATCTTCGCTGCCAATTGCGATCGTCTCGGTTCTGTTATCTCCCCCCACTGTCAAGAATTTGGGTGACTCCGGAAGATTCATGTCAAGACAAGGTTTCCCATCTTCCCCAACAGTATCGGTTTCCCAAGGCAGTGATCCATTACTTTCACCTCCCCCAACCATGACAGGGGGAATCATCCCCGAATTATCTTCCGGTGGGATATTTCCCGAATTATCTTCCGGTGGGATATTTCCCGAATTATTTTCCGGTGGGATATTTCCCGAGTTATCTTCCGATGGAATTTCTTCTGGATTATCTTCTGGTGGGATATTTTCCGAGTTATCTTCCGGTGGAATTTCTTCTGGATTATCTTCTGGTGGGATATTTCCCGAATTATCTTCTGGTGGGATATTTCCCGAATTATCTTCCGGTGGAATCTCTTCTGAATTATCTTCCGGTGGAATCTCTTCTGAATTATCTTCTGGTGGAATTTCTTCTGGATTATCTTCTGGTGGAATTTCTTCTGGATTATCTTCTGGTGGAATTTCTTCTGAAATGATCGCCTCCACGAGATGCGCTGCCTGGGTCACCGTACCATTAGCAGAGATAGCGATCGCGTTACCATTGGCCGCTACAATATTGCTGCTGTTCAAACCAACAGAAAGACTAGAATCTTCTTGTAGCCCGTTCAACCCTCCGATCAGCAAATAATTGTGATCTCCGATTGGCACAGTAAAGGAACTCACCCGAATCCCATCGGTAATATCCAGAGGGGTTTCCATCGTTCCCACGGGAAAGTCTCCCAGGTCATAAATACCGTTATGATTAACATCGGCAATAAGCTGCAAATTGCTAATATTGGTGTTTCCAATCCCTGTAGCAGTGACTCCAAAAGTCAGATTATTGGTGATAATGGGTTCATGAACTGCACTCAGACGGAACCGATGCCAAACTGTACTATCAGGGACAGAAGTAGAGGCAGGAGGAAACTGGTCTAATATTTGACTGACGGAATGTTCGTTCAGGGTGAGTACCCCTTTCGAGTTGACGGTTATTGAGATATTCCCCCCAACTTCTAGGGGGCCGCCTGTACCCATATTGCCCAAATCATTCACCGTAATATTAATCGTATCCGTCCCGGAGTAATTCGCACCACTTTGATAATTTAGGATACTCAAAGCACTGTTAATTTCTGCTAGAGTTCCGGTAAAACTCATTGTCTGATCCCCACTTCCATCACCGTTGACAAAGGTCAGATTGAAGAAATTATTTAAAGTCAGAAAACCCTGGTTAACCGATAAATTCACTTGCAGGGGTTGGGTCCCGGCATCCACATCAGCGACGTTAATTCCTGGAATCGATAAATTTATGCTTTGATCAACCACTTGGTTAGTCGGCAGGGTCAAAACTGGCGCATCATTGACCGGATTTACAGTAATATTGACGGTTTTCGTATCAGTAAGCGGACCTCCTGTACCGCTGTTACCGCTATCATTGGCAACAACGGTGAGGGTATCAGTGCCATTAAAATTAGGTAAACCCTGATAGAGTAGACCCGTTGCATCGGCTAGAACTTGATTAATTTGGCTGATTGTCCCGGTGAGGGTTACGTTATTTGTGCCATTATCGGTGATATTTGCCGCTGCTAGACCCCCAGTTACTCCCGAGTTGACCGTGAGAGTGCCCTGATTAACTGTTAGGGTGACGATGATATCATTAGTTCCTGCATCTACATCGGCGACGCTCATTCCAGGAATCACCAATGGCATATCTTCATCCACGGATAAAGGTGGTAAACTGCTGCCGGTTGTGACAGAAACTGCCGATAGATTAAAGTTAGCGCTGGCACTAGGTGTATTGTCCCCAAAAAAAATAAAGTTGGGTGTAGTGTAAGGGTTTTCTGGGAGAAAACTTGGGAGACTAGCGCTGGTGTAGTTCCGAAGGTTACCACTCATTACCAGGTTGCCATTGGCAAGAAGTTCGTAAGTCTCTCCCAACACCTCTAACTGATAGTTAACTGGATTGGATTGGGTATCAAAACCGACGCTTTCGCCTGGTTTAAGGGTGTGGGTGAATAGAGTATTCGTGTTGGGGGGAGGTTCGGCAGTACCTTCTTCTTGGACCCAGATTGTATCTTCCCAAAACCCGATTTCTATGCCTTTTTCTCCATCGCTGCTGATGGCGATTAGGCTGAACCCGGCGCGATCGCCAATGCCATCACCATTTTTGTCGGCTGTGGCAGTTGCATGGTTTTCCGCCAGAATTTGGGCCGTAAAGTCGATGGTGTAGCCGGTATTTCTATCTAGCAGGGGGATCCGGTCAGGTCGGGCAATATAACCGGCGTAATCCAAAGCACTTGCGCTGGTATTTAGATTGGGTCCGTTTTGGGTTGTGGCGATCGGAAGAGAGGGTAAGGTGCGGTACTCAAAGCCTTGAGGATTTGGGGTACCAGTGCCATCATAAAGGTTAAAAGATGCACCGGGAACGGCTATGATGGGGGCATCGTTCGCCGTGGTGAAATTGATGGTTTTAGTTGCGGGACTACTGGCTAGACCCAGGGTATCAGTGAGTTGAAATTGGACCGTGCGATCGCCCGGTAAAGGATTGTCAGAAATATTGCCATAAATAATATTCCGCATCAAGGCAGTAATTGCGGCATCCGTAGCAAAATCCGTGCCTACATTAATAGTCAGAGGGTTCCCTTGAGTCCCGCCGGTGAAGGTGGCAAAGGGTACGCCACTGTAAGCGATGAGGTTAAGTCCTGGAGAATCAATGCCCGCACCAATTTGCCCTGCACTGCTGCCTTCATTTCTAATCATCAAAATATCATCGGTCGTGGCACCCGAGGTAAAGTTAATCCTGAGAGTGCCGTTACTGAAGTTCGTTAAGTCAGGATCTGTGGCAGTGGCGCTGGGGTCAAGAAGGGTAAAACCTTGGTTCTCGATATAGTTGAGATTGCCACTGAAGAGGGTGATTGGGGGGGCTGCATTATGAGAACCTAATCCGTTAAAAGTATTTGGAGGAAATCCAATCCACTCTAGGCTGGGGTTGAAGGGATTGTTAGGGTTGGTATCTCCAGTGGTGATGGTGCTTTTCCGGCGCAGGGTTCTATCTAGGGTACTCACCCCTCCCCCAGACCAGGCTGTACCGGGATTAACACCAATTTGTCCGATCGCGTCCAGAATTATGTCGTTTTTCCGCAGGACTATGGCATCATTGCCGTTAAACCAGCCGTTGCCATTGGTTTGGTTTGGCACAATGGCAGGGTCTGCCATGTTGTGGGCGAGGACAAAGGTACTGCCCGGATCGACAGTGCCGGTAAGATTGATAGTGAGTCCAGCCGTGCTACTCCCGTTAAAATACATTGCGACAGAATAGCCACCGGCAGCTAGGTCGATCGCGCTGCCAGTGCCGTTGTAAAATTCTAGAGCTTTGTTGTTGCTGCTGCCTTCGACATATTCAGAGATAAAAAGGTCGGTGGGGGCGAGGATACCCCGGTAAGCGCCGATCGCCTCCGCAGAAAAGGGGATTTGCACTTCAATTGGACCTGTACGCGCTTCCAGTTCCCAGTCTCCCCCCAAAGCGGCGCTACCTGTTAGGTTATCGCTGGCGGCAATATCAGCCCCGGTGATGGCTGCGAGGCGATCGACAAATCCTCCCAAGTCAGCGGCGAGATTGCACCCGTAGAGTAGGATATCCGCATCAGGGGTGAGAGACTTGGCCCATTGGAAGATTTCGGCTTCTGGGAGAGTTTCGGCGGTTAAAACCCTGTTACCCAGGTGTAACATCCCGGATTGGGCGTGGGAGAGAATATGCAGACCCGCCAGGGGTTGTTTTTGGTGGGAGAGAATCTCACTAATTTGGGCGATCGCATCACGGTTGGGGTCTAACACCACAACTTGTAATTCAGCCGGGGTACTGGCGATGAGGGTTTCATATCCAGTTACAGTAGGGTCAGCAAACAGAATTTCTGTGGGAGAGGTGTTTTCCCCGATGGGATAGAGGGGACTGGTAGATTCCGAGAGCAAAAACGCCATAGGTGATGGTTCTTGGATTAGAATAGGGTAATCGCATCTATATAAGATCGTGACCCGGTAGGAGATCCTACATATCCCACACTCGGTCATGCCCAAGCCAAAGACCGCACCCTGAAGAATGCTCTGTCTCACTAGCCTGAACTGACTATTATGTTAATATAGAGTGACCTAATTCTTTCTAAAGAGATTTTTAACTTTCCTGAACAACACCAATCAGCTTTTTAGAGTCTGGTTGGTGTTGCTGCTATTTACACAACTGTTAACCCACTAAAATTCTTAAACTCCCCTTATCCCCATCTAACTCCACCGGGACACCTACAGGCAAGGCGGCATTTTCGCCATCATGTCCGAAGGGTAAATCTGCAACAATGGGAATGTCTAAGTCTACTAGGCGATCGCGCAAGACTTCGCTAACAGTAAAACTGGACTTACTGGCTACCGTATCACATTGGCTAAATCTGCCTAATGCAATTCCCCTCACGCCAGTGAATGCACCCATCATCCGCCATTGAGTCAGCATCCGATCGATGCGATAGGGGGCTTCTCCTACATCCTCAAAGGCTAAAATTACTCCATCTAATAACGGTTGCGCGGGAGTGCCTAAAAGGTGGGTGGCAACGGTGAGATTGGCGGGGAGTAAATATCCCGTGGCGGTGCCATTTCCCCATCCGTTGCCTTGGAGAGGGGGGATTGCCTTGCCTTCGACTAAATCAAATAACCGGGAAATGGTCCAATCGGGTTCAGCGGCGATCGTCGTCAGGAGGGGACCATGCACTCCTACTATGCCAGTTTTACTCAGACTCCATAACAAACTGGTAATGTCAGAAAATCCGATTACCCATTTGGGCGGGGTCGCTTCTGGGGTCCAGGTCCAATCTTCTAAAATCCTGGCCCCTCCATATCCGCCTCGGATGCAGAGGATGGCGCGACAGTCTGGGTCCTGCCATGCGATCGCCAGTTGTTGACGCCGATCGCGATCGGTGCCTGCCAAATATCCCCAACTGTTGTCATAACCGGCAGTCAGTTCCACGCGATACCCGCGCGATCGCCAAATATCTAGCCCTTTTTCAAATGCCGACAACTCTCGTAGACCCCCACTGGGGGCAATTGCGCGCAACAAATCCCCCGGTTTTAATGCCGGAGGCACAACTCGATTCAAATTTAACCCCCCCATTTTCGATACCATTGTGCGATTCATACTCCCTTATCTATTGATAATTTATCACCCCTAATTGGTGTAATTTTCCGGTTGCCCTAAACTAGGAAATAAAAAAAATTTACACCCTAAAAATATAATCTACCCTAATTTTTAAGACTCCACCGTTTGACAATTTGGCTGAAAACTCACAGAAATTAACTCCTCAGACTTTCCCTGGAAAATCGAGTGATCATTTCCAGTTCTACCGATTCCAATTCAGAGCCAAACTAGGGAATATCTTCTGGATAAGTGTCGGTCGGTGGAGACCAATTTTGTAACGAGGAACGGGATTCAGAATTAGCACCAGGACGGAGGCGACTGAGTTGAGACAAAGCCCACTGTGCCGCTTCTCGGACCTCGGGATCAGAATCTTCCGCAGCGTGGCGGAGGAGTTGACTGGTTTGGGAGACTAAATCATAGATACGGGTTAAATCCCGAATGGCATTTTTCCGCACTTCCGGATTGCTATCTTGCAAAGACAGAATCAAAGCCCGATTCATGGGTTGGAGTGTGCGGTTTCCGATTTCGGCTAGGGATGCCAAAATTAAACTGCG includes:
- a CDS encoding DUF4347 domain-containing protein — translated: MAFLLSESTSPLYPIGENTSPTEILFADPTVTGYETLIASTPAELQVVVLDPNRDAIAQISEILSHQKQPLAGLHILSHAQSGMLHLGNRVLTAETLPEAEIFQWAKSLTPDADILLYGCNLAADLGGFVDRLAAITGADIAASDNLTGSAALGGDWELEARTGPIEVQIPFSAEAIGAYRGILAPTDLFISEYVEGSSNNKALEFYNGTGSAIDLAAGGYSVAMYFNGSSTAGLTINLTGTVDPGSTFVLAHNMADPAIVPNQTNGNGWFNGNDAIVLRKNDIILDAIGQIGVNPGTAWSGGGVSTLDRTLRRKSTITTGDTNPNNPFNPSLEWIGFPPNTFNGLGSHNAAPPITLFSGNLNYIENQGFTLLDPSATATDPDLTNFSNGTLRINFTSGATTDDILMIRNEGSSAGQIGAGIDSPGLNLIAYSGVPFATFTGGTQGNPLTINVGTDFATDAAITALMRNIIYGNISDNPLPGDRTVQFQLTDTLGLASSPATKTINFTTANDAPIIAVPGASFNLYDGTGTPNPQGFEYRTLPSLPIATTQNGPNLNTSASALDYAGYIARPDRIPLLDRNTGYTIDFTAQILAENHATATADKNGDGIGDRAGFSLIAISSDGEKGIEIGFWEDTIWVQEEGTAEPPPNTNTLFTHTLKPGESVGFDTQSNPVNYQLEVLGETYELLANGNLVMSGNLRNYTSASLPSFLPENPYTTPNFIFFGDNTPSASANFNLSAVSVTTGSSLPPLSVDEDMPLVIPGMSVADVDAGTNDIIVTLTVNQGTLTVNSGVTGGLAAANITDNGTNNVTLTGTISQINQVLADATGLLYQGLPNFNGTDTLTVVANDSGNSGTGGPLTDTKTVNITVNPVNDAPVLTLPTNQVVDQSINLSIPGINVADVDAGTQPLQVNLSVNQGFLTLNNFFNLTFVNGDGSGDQTMSFTGTLAEINSALSILNYQSGANYSGTDTINITVNDLGNMGTGGPLEVGGNISITVNSKGVLTLNEHSVSQILDQFPPASTSVPDSTVWHRFRLSAVHEPIITNNLTFGVTATGIGNTNISNLQLIADVNHNGIYDLGDFPVGTMETPLDITDGIRVSSFTVPIGDHNYLLIGGLNGLQEDSSLSVGLNSSNIVAANGNAIAISANGTVTQAAHLVEAIISEEIPPEDNPEEIPPEDNPEEIPPEDNSEEIPPEDNSEEIPPEDNSGNIPPEDNSGNIPPEDNPEEIPPEDNSENIPPEDNPEEIPSEDNSGNIPPENNSGNIPPEDNSGNIPPEDNSGMIPPVMVGGGESNGSLPWETDTVGEDGKPCLDMNLPESPKFLTVGGDNRTETIAIGSEDGDLLIGGYGNDALVGSGGDDQLYGEDGDDHLYGGDGNDMMRGGIGSEVENTPGDADRLEGGTGNDELHGNQGNDTIFAGQGDDTVYGGKDEDLIWGDRGSDILYGNKGSDTLFGGTWTEFALPSDRGDILYGNEGDDYLSGNEGNDTIYSGQGNDIAWGGADHDLIYGDRGSDTLLGDAGNDTIYGGPSDPSLADQDGDDYISGGSGDDFINGNQGDDIICGADGDDTLHGGKGNDFLTGGSGNDLLIGDQGDDILCGGDGDDTLIGGSGSDRFIVGNGRGTTTIADFESGIDQLMLARHLTWGQLSIQSQGGVTTISSGGKVIAIVQGVTHLTAEDFGLTGV
- a CDS encoding S66 peptidase family protein; its protein translation is MVSKMGGLNLNRVVPPALKPGDLLRAIAPSGGLRELSAFEKGLDIWRSRGYRVELTAGYDNSWGYLAGTDRDRRQQLAIAWQDPDCRAILCIRGGYGGARILEDWTWTPEATPPKWVIGFSDITSLLWSLSKTGIVGVHGPLLTTIAAEPDWTISRLFDLVEGKAIPPLQGNGWGNGTATGYLLPANLTVATHLLGTPAQPLLDGVILAFEDVGEAPYRIDRMLTQWRMMGAFTGVRGIALGRFSQCDTVASKSSFTVSEVLRDRLVDLDIPIVADLPFGHDGENAALPVGVPVELDGDKGSLRILVG